The following DNA comes from Vicugna pacos chromosome 13, VicPac4, whole genome shotgun sequence.
ACGAGGCCTGAGGCCTCCCTGAGGTAGGAAGGCTGTTTCTGGGGTAGGGTTGGGGCTGCCCCCGTTTCACATGCAGGACCCCAACCGCCCAAGACACAGTTCCCCCTCAGCCAAAGCCgggaggagctggaggaatccCTTACTTAAGCTAGCCAAGAACGACTTTCTATAATTCCAAGGCCCGGGCCGGAAAAGGATGGTCCCTCACCAACCCTTAGCAGGTGCAAGAGGACTTGAGGACATGACATGGGCTCCCGATGCCGTCGGAAGGACCTGAGGGCGAAGGTGGGTGATAATCAATGGCGTCCGAGGGATGGGCGGCGTGGCCGGAGTCCTGCAGCGACTGCTGAGGGCCCAGGTGAAAATTACTCGCTGCGCGGGCCGTGGAGGTTCCAGGGCGCCGGGCTCCGGCCGGGCCACCTGCTTAGCCTCAGTTCGATCTCTCGCCCGCGCACCCTCTGAGGTCGGAACCTCGGTGGACCAACTCTGCCTCCATGTTTGCAAAGCCGGAAAGCGCCGCACTGACCCTCTCTCCTTGCCAAAGGCCCGCGTTGCCAGCCGAAAGCCAAGTTCGCGGCTCGGGAACCCAGCGCTTCCTTCCGCAGGGAGCCCCGGCTCTTGCCCCTCCCATTTTGCTTTATTGCTCAAGGCTGCGACCTGACGTCCAGGTTGGGGCCCCCCAGAGAGCAGTCCCCAGCTCAGGTCGCCGGTGCTCCACTGGGCCACCGACGTACTGACACAGCTGTGCGGCCGGTGTGCGCGCCCGCGTGGGCGACGTCCCTCGCCGCACCAGCGCCCATGTCCACCCCCTTCTCCCCGGAGCCAGCGCGCAGCACTCGGGCAGTTCCGGCCATATTCGTGTTACTGGGACCATTTTTGGGGATGCCGGTGCACACCTAGGATCCGGGATTTATGAAAGGTGATGTCCTTTGAGAAAAACCAATTCGAGGCAATTTTGATTCTTCTTCATAGTCAGTCTTTTTTCCTGGCTCTGGCCCAGGGGGTTGGGGTTAAAGGTACTCAGAGCCCCAACTGATATTTCTACCCTTACCCAGGGCATAAGTCCCCAAGCCCCATTCTAAAATGCAGGGTCCTGGCCCCTCAAGACCAGGGAGAAGTGGGGACCTGGGGGCTGAGACCACGGTCGAATCTCCAGGTGAAAGCAGCCCAGCGGCAGGCTCTTGACACTGCAGACCGAGCTCTCCCTTCCGtggggttaaaaaaaattccacgAAACCAATGCAGTGCCTGCCAGCAAAGAGCTGGCTCCCAGCGCACACCTCCGCCCCGACTCCAGGCAGCCTCCAGGCAGCCAAGTTCCCAgcatcctccccacacccccagtTCCAGGTAATAGCCTCAATACCTGAAGCCCCCTTTCCCCAAGTTTCAGGAGGCCTGTCCCTTCATCTTCCCCACACATACCCAGGTCTTCCAGCTAATTTCAGCCCTAGGTAATCCAACCTCAGGGCTTGTAAGTCCAGCTCCTGCCACCCTCACActcagccccccacccctcctgagAACACGTGGAGGGCAAAAAGAGCCCAGGCTTGAATTCACTCTTTTGAAAAACAACTCAAGCCAAATCCCACAGGAGCGGTGCCTGCCCCGGGCACAGCCGGCTTGTCTGCGCCTCCAAATTCCTCCTTGGCACCGGCCCCAAATCTAGGGAGCCCGCTGGATGCCTGAGCCCCTCTAAATCTATCTCTGTCTTTCTCACCCTTCCCTGTCACATCCAGAATTCGGACCTCAGGTTAGAAAATCCACTGGAAGGCAGATCTCAGACCTCTAGCCTTTGCTGGCGCAGAGACACAACACCCCGAAAATACACAGGGAGCAACCCTACATCCCTACATGCTTAGAGATCCTCAGTGTCAAAGAACAAATTCTGGGACACAACAGAGACCCTAACACGTACATAGCGACCCCTAAACATATGGAAATTTACAACATAACAGACACACATTGCACACACAGTAACAGAGACACTTACCAAGAAATACTAGAAAGAACCTAGGAAAGGAACATACAGAAGTACATGATCCCAAACTCACAGGGACACTGACACCCAGGAGTGGGCCAGCCCTAAGCCTCCTGCACACAGCCCAACGCAGTATTCACACAGCAGCTTCCCTAACCCTAAATGCTGAAAGAAGAtcacacaaggagaaaaaaattccctaTGGAAACCACAGGCCCTGCTGGGAAGAGAGGGGCAGAAATCACCTAGTAGTCTAGGAAATAGTAAGGCTTTGTAAAGTGGAAATCGTTTAACGAAACCCATGGAAATAGCACCGCCATTACCGCCTCTTAGGAAACAGAGAAGTGGTTTAACTCGTTTTGCAAATGAACTCCAGATCCACAAGAGCGCCCTCCCCTTGGTAGGGAGAGACCAGGCCCCTGCCCCGCTGGGCTGCCAGGGCAGCCAAGTGGGTGCAGACAGTCTCCGACTCACCCCAGGACATAGGCTCTGGGGCCAACTCACCAACCGGGGCAGCTGCCCAAGCTCTAGCCAGGCCCGCAGCCTCCACTGCCCCTCTGTTGGGCCGGGAAGAGTGACCGATGGCCACCGAGCTTGGCGACGCACGGAGACGTGCGGTACAGGGAAGAAACTGTGTCTGTGTGCTGGGGCCTGCACCATCTCGCCTGGTTCTGCCCTGGCAGATGCACACCATTCCTTACCTTTCTTGATCACGGACTGATCCAGGAGGCTCATTCCCGGCTCATCCATGGCCTGCAAGTAGAACAGGGTGGTGGTACGGACGCTTGGAGACCTAATCTCCTGTCGTTTCCCAAGCCCCTGCTGTCCCTGGTCTCTGTACTGCCTGCTCCGCCCAACGCGAGCACCACCCGTCGCCTGCGGCAGAGACGGGCGGGACCAGGATTCGCCTTGGCTCCACCATCTGCAGCTAAGTTGGAGCGCTGGGTACCTCACCGTGCCATGCTAAAAGGGAATTTTGATCCTTAGACAGGCAACTCCTCCACCTCTTTTGGCTCCAGGCACAGGCTGCCCCAGCAAACACAGACTGGGCATAGATGCCCTACGTGCCCAGCGGAGAGGGACCGAAGTTGTTCAGCCCCTGCGCATTTACTCAGCCAAGGGTCACCGCCTTCCAGGCACGGCTCATGGACTCAAGGCCAGGCCTCCTGAAAGGCCAGGCAGCGTCTAACCCTGGACGTGGGACGCACCCTCGGTCACAAGCAAGAAGTGGCAGGCTGGGAGAAAAGTTGGGCTCCTGCGCTGGGCACTCTGCCTCCAGCCAGATCCTAAGCCACCGCGGCCGGTTCTGGCCTATTCCGGACCCTAAGGGGCCTCACCTGCAGGTCCTCCAGGCCCGGCGGCGCCGCCAGCCCGGGGAGGCCGTGCGCGCCGTCGGCCAGGCCGTGCAGGAGCCGGGGCACGGCGGCGGCGTACTCGCGTCTCGGGTCGAGGCCCAGCGCGCGGGCGGGCGGCGCCAGCAGGCCGGGCGGCTCGTCGTGGGCGCGGGCGGCGGCACGGGGCGCGGCCCAGGTGGCCTGTGGAGGCTGCGGCTGTGCCAGGGGCGCCAGGCCGCCGTACGGGTCCCCGGCCAGGTGGGGAaaggcggcggcggcgtcggGCGCCTGGCCGTAGGGCAGTGGCGGCTGCGGGTAGGGCGGCGGGAAGTAGGGCGGCTGGaagtcggcggcggcggcggcggccggcgtGTGGCAGAGCGGCGGCGCCGGCCCGTAGGCCGCCTGGGGCAGAGACGATAGGCGGGCCCCACCAGCCGCTGCGCCCAGCCCGTCGGGGCgctcctggggaagaagaggggagCGTTAGGCGATCCACCGTTAGCTGAAAGGACCCCAGCCCGAAAGGACCCTCCTCAGCTCCCCACGAGCCAGCTGCCATCCTGCTCGCTCCCGGGGATCCGAGGTCTGTTCTCCGGGTGACCCGTAGGCGCGGGAGCCTCAGGCTGAGACAACAGTCTCCGGCGCGCACCGGTCTCAGCAGGGGGAGTCGCTGTGGCCCCCTTCCTCCGAGATTTCGTTGGAGGAGTTCGGAAAGTCTAGTACTCAGGCTCTCCGATCCCCGGCCCGGTATGCCCCCGTGTCCCCGGGCCCGAGACTACTCACCATGGCAGAGTAAGTGTGCACCAGCATAGGGCGGGCAGCGCGGGGCGCGAGGCGTGGCGGCGGCGGAGCCCTCGCCCGACGGCGAGCGCTGCGGGAAGAGGTGCCGGGAGCCTGCACTGCCCGCGGGGGTCACTTTGCGGTGGAGGGGTGCAGCCCAGCCCGGAGCCTAGTAGGCATCGGGTCCTCAGCAGTGGGCGCCCCCAGGCGGGTCCATGGGGTCGGACGTGAGACGGACGGGCGCTGATCTCACTTGGAAAAGTCGGTCAACGGGTGCCCAGCTCCCGCCCTTCTTCCTCTGAGCGCAGCCTGCTCCATGCACTCCAGTTATAGTGGCGGGGGCGCGCCGGGCCTCCGGGGGCGCGCATTAAAGAGACACGCTGTGGCCGCTTTCTCCTTGCTCCCCAGCGACCGCTCAAGGGGAGGCGTGGCTTTGGCGCAACCCGTTGGGAAGGGTAGGGGGTTGTGATTCCCACCCGCGCTGCTCTGTGCGCCTTCTAGGCTGAAAGCTCCCAGCTACCTTGAAACAGGTAAGGATTTGAGGCTGGGACAGAAGGGACCTATGTTTGTGTCTCAGTCTATTGCATTTTTGCCTTTGAGCAAAGCACTACTCTTCCTCGGTCTCAGCTTCCTTGTCGGTAGAATGGGTATCAGTCCTTTCTCTAACCACCTCACCGGACAATGGATGAGGTGGGCGGTCTTGAATGTGGAAGAAGTTTGTGAGCTGCAGAGTCAAGCCCGCTGGCTCATGTGCACATATATGTCAgtgcacgtgtatgtgtgtgagttgGGGGCCATCACCACCTCTCTGCATATTTCTGGGTCAAAGCCCCTCTCAAGTTGCCTACTTTAGGCTTCCTCCAGCGGGTAACTCCTAATGCCAAGTCAGGGTCTGAGGAAGTTGGAGACACAAACTGGCCAGAGAGAGTTGCATGGGACTGAGTTTGGACATGAGTTCCATTGAGAATGGCCCAAGATGTTTCTGAAGCCATGAGAGTCTGGGATGATTGAATGTGGGCTTGTCATACCCAGAGGATGTTGAGTGAAACTGTGTGTAACTGACACAGTGTGGACCGTGTGCTATCATCACACTAACATGCATAGGCTATGGGTTTATGTGTTACCATTGTAGGCACTGGCTGGCTTTCAAGCACGTTCCAGTCTCCGCTGTCACTCCAACTTTCTATCCCCCAATACCCAACCCTCCCCTCCTGAGGAACAGGGTCAAAGATTAAAGAAAGGGAAATGAGAGGAATACTAAGGGGAATAGGAATTAAGAAAGCAGAcggaagatgtttttaaaaagcaagaagatGCTTAGACCAGGGCAGAGTAGAAATAATCACAGCAAACACTTATTAGTGTGCCAGACTTTTTGCTAAGTACTTGATGAATATTGAgttatttaaccctcacaacagccctgtgagataGATACCCTTACCAGCCCCATCCTTAGGCTagaaaagtgaggcacagagagttgaCATGATTTGTCCATGGTCAAGCAGCTAgttaagcagcagagctggggcagTCTGCTGCTGGCCCCTGTCCATGCTCAGAATTACTATTCTGTGTTGCCTTAAACTCAGGTGCCTGTAATTTAGTCCTGATTCCAATAAACTGTGTGATCCTAGGCAAGCCCCTTTTCCTCTCTGACCTCAGTTTCTGCAActtcaacaacaataaaaaagtagGGGCAGGAAGAGAGGACTAGATGTTTTCTTAAGCCCCTTTCTAGTGAAGTGGAAGATGAGAAAGTAAAGGTAAAACTACTGAGCTAGATTAGAGGAGAAAGGGAGGTAAAGGCAACACCATTGAGCCAGGGAACGTATATGGGGGAGACCTGAGAGGAGGCATCCCAGAAGGCACAAGTCAGGTGTACAGCTTAGGTATGGGTCATCTCACCCTGCGGGCATTTTGGGGAAAGGAGGAGGCTAAAAACAGCCAAGGATTCATCACTAAGAACTTTCCAGAGgcggggagagtacagctcagtggtagagtgagtgcttaacatgcaggaggtcctaggtttgatccccagtaactccattaaaaaaaaaaagtaatcccccccaaataaaagaaTTTTCCAAAGGCTGGAACCACCTGCTGAAGTGTTAGATGAACCAGAATTGGGTAGCTCTACAATCTTCATGCCCAGGACAGGTCAGAGGTTGGGAGTATGTGCATGTACTTATATGGGTGGGTACATGAATCCTCTCTTCCCCTCACCCTCAACTTCATGCCCAGGACATGAGCAGTCAGACTCCAGGGCAGGTGTGTGTGTCAGTGCGTGCATGCAGATTGGTGGACCCCTTTGGGAGAAGTCCCGGGGCGAGGAGGCTGATGATGCCTGTGCTAGCTCTGGGGATCCCCTGCTCTCTCCAGTAGGCTTGGGAAGGCCAGAACCGGGGTGGGGGCGCTGCCTGTCCAGTGGCTTCCTTGCATTCCCTCACCTACTTCCCTGCAGCTTGACACCCCCTTCTTCCTTCACTTTCCTCCTCTGAccatttctctgtcttcttttctatCTCCTCTCTTTTCACCCACATCCTTAATGTCAAGTTAGTCATTCTCAGAGTTGAAGCTTCTGCCCTGTCTTCCCATGTACACTCTTGACGAGTGAGTTCACCCCCTCTCAAGAGTTTAATGACTACCTGTCTGCTGTTATCTCCCGACCTTGTTATCTCCAGTCTGTATCTCTCACTAGAAATCCAGACCCAAAGATGCAATTGCCAGCTGGATATTTCCTCCAGGCACCTTGTTGCAGCCATCTGAGCCTTTCCAAGTCCCAGACCGAACTTGCCATCTCCTCCACCTTGACCACCAACCCCAATCTACTTCTCCTATGTCCTGTGGTTCTGTAAATGGCACCACCATCCTTCAGATTAAAAAGAGTCATCCCAGGCTCTGACGTTTTCCTCATCCCCATAAGCTAATCCTCATAGAATGTCATCATTTCTAATCCTTAAGCATCTCTCTCCATCTTTTGTCAGCACCTTAAGCTACTATATACTCTTTCTCACAGCccagtagttctcaaagtgtggtccctggaccagcatcACCTACAACATCTGGGAATATGTTAGAAATGTCAGTTCCTGGACCCTACCCCAGCCCTTCTGTGTGTGGGGCTCAGCCACAAGCTTGTACGTGACTCAGAAGCACAgtaaagtctgagaaccactgattagACCCTTGCAACAGCCCCTCAACTCGTCTCCTGCCTTCATTCATATCTCTTCTGATCCAATTCCAATTCTGTTCAATAACAGTAGTGGCTGGACCATGTTCCCTCCTGAATGAAATTTCCCCTGGGGCTCCCTGTGGCCcatctttagggaaaaaatgtttaaacactCTAACCAGTATTCCAGGCTCTTCACAGCTGCAATTAAATTTCCTTTCCTGCTTCATGAAGCAGTTCACAAGAAGAagatgaaaggagaaagagaaaatgtgtcTAGCACTGGGCTTGGAACATggcaggtgttcagtaaatgcttattaaataaatgataaatgaatgaatggatggatttaTGAATCCCTCAGCCTATTCAGGTATACTTTAGGAAGCCTCCATGCGAACATGATCCTGGGGAAGTCATTTGATAAATGAGTGATTTTGCTTATGGCTCCTGGGGCGAGGGATGGCCTCCATGGTCTGCTGCTGCTTTGGGGGCTCCTCAGAACTTCAGGGTCCTATGGCTTCAGACTCTGTTGCCCTTCTCTTTCAGGGCCAAGGGACTCCTCACTTTCTGAGGGATGGAGGTGGGCATTGCTGATTGCCTGTTTTCTGGAACACATGCACTCATGTGGAGGCCTGGAATGTGCACAGGAGTACGCACACAGACACTCTTGGGCAcacaacacacaacacacacagagacactcatgggaaacacatatacacatgaaGACACAGGACATATATTGACACATAGAGGCACATGTTCAAACATACATGGACTCCCCTTTGGCCCACTTGCCGTATTGCTCTTCTCCCAGGctcaaattttctctttcttttcaaaaagtGAGCTTGCATTTCAACTTAATGTGAAGAAAAAACTCAAGCCTGCCTCCTTTATTGTTGACACAGCCACCCTTCTCCTAGCCTTTGACGACCTTCTGCTCTGGACCTGGCCGGGTTTTTGCTGGGTGGGGGAAATCTGGCACAAGAAGATGCTGAGGCGCCACCTCGTGGTTACATCTCACAACCATTCTCTCACTGGTGAATTACCTGAGGCTTGGCAGGTCTCACCAAGCTAGCCTAGCCCTCTCCTCATTCCAGAGCCCAGGACGCTCTGACCATCCCTCAACAAATTACAGCACTCAGTCTGCTGTGTATTTTGAGGCTTTCTGAAAGATTTGGCTTTCTCACCGCACGAGGGAGAGTACTGAGAGCAGGGACCAGGGGTAAGTTGCCATTTGCTTTGgggctcttctcttctctttacaCTTCCCCAGGTGACCTCAGTCACTCCCATGACTTTTAGGACCCTCTCTACTGACAGCTCCTAAATCTGTCACTTGCCCAGACCTCTCTGAGCTCCAAACTGCAGAGAGTAAATGCCTCATGGAGACAAGCTGCACAAATTCACCATTTAACAAAATGAGCTTATATTTTGCACAAAACTGTTTCTCTCTGTGTTCCCTGTGACAGTGAATGGCCCCGTTATCCACTCAGTGGCCTAGATCGGGAATCTGGGAGTCACCTTTCGTTCTCTGTCCCTCTTCATTCTAATCAATCACCAAGACCTATTAACTAACCCCTACCTATACTTCTTCCACCCTCACTGCCACTGGCTTAGTTCAGACTTACTGCCTCCTGAGCTCCCCGCCTCAGTTGCCCCTTTTGCAGCCAAAGTCGTCTTTGTAAAATGCATACTGAATCACATTCAGTCTGCTCAAAAATCTACAGCCTCAGCCTGATCCCACATCTAAGCTTCTTAGCCCGCCACAGCAGGACTTCTAAGATCTGGTCCATGTCCACTGGTCCCACCTCATCTTCCAGCACTCCCCAGTTCACACTCCAACTGTAGTAGTAATGACCTACTTACAGTTCCCAAGCTTGCATGCCTTTATACCTGCTGTtcctctgcttgtctacctggctagtccctcctcccttcaggtcTCTGAACACACTTCCTCTGAGTTTTCCGGGACTTATTCAGCCAGGCTGAGGGGCTCTTATGCTCCAACCACACTTCATTCAGACCCCTACACAGAAGCAACTGCTTACATCTTTAGGAGTTGTCCGTTGCCTTGTCTGTTTCCCCTCTAGATTTTAAGCTGCTTGACAGGCAGGGTcagtcttttcatatttttcagggATTTCAGGAAATCCATGCCAAGGACAAGACTTACAGTACATCCAATAGACTAATGAACATTCCTTTCCGTCTATGCACAGCCAGCCACAGGTAGGAACTTGGGACATGTGCAGCGAATGCTTTTAAGCTTGAGGGCCTAGGTGGAGAAGAGTCTGCAGTGTGGGCCTGGTCTGGCTCAAAGCTGACAGCTTTGGTTCAGGCCTGGTGAAGCAGTGGGTGCTCGTGCGTTGTCTCTGCTGAAGCTTTCAGACCCTTCCCCTTCTCACTTGGCATAGAACAGAGGTGAAGAGCTGGTTGCCTGAAAGTCACATTTGGCCTGCAGATGTTCTGTTGGGGTTGCagtgatttaatttaaaaaattatcaacatTCAAAATCAGGTTTCACATAAAAATTAGGATTTCtgactttctctttaaaaattggaGGATGTGACAGTGATACTTGGCAACCACCTGCTGATGTGGAAGGGCAGCACTTCATTTGCATGGGAAAGCATGAGCCCCATGAGCCCCACCAGATTAACATCTGAGTCTGCTGGGCAAGAGgagaaggatatagctcaagtggtagagcgcgtgctcagcaCCCACGAGGTCaggggttcaaaccccagcacctTCTCCAAGgaaatcagtgaagaaacctaattatctccccctcataaaaacaaacaatacaaaacaCGAGTCTGCAACCTGTTCTGGCACTGAAAGGTGTGGGCTAAGGAGTCAGATGGCCTGTGTCAAGTGTTGGCTTTGGCACTTACTAGCTCCAACACCTTGAGCAAATCACCTACCCATGCCTGCAGAATTGGTATGATGCCTGCTTCATCACATTCTTTTCAGGGTAGAATGGGACGACATTTGAGAAGTGTGTTTAGCAGATGGTAGTTGTGAGCTGCTGGGGCCTGGAAGGAAGAAGGTGCAGGACAGACCACACAAGAGCCATGTTGTCaccaatgaacatttattgagtgtccacATGTGCACAGCTTTGAACTTGGTGATCACAGAACgcactggggggagggagggggaaggaagagggaagggaagcaAGGAATCGGGTTTGGGGGGTCCCCTGGGTTCCTAAGAAAGGTAGTCCCTGCTGGAGCCGCCAGTCGCGTCTCTCTACAGAGGAGTCAAAAGCAGGGATGGGAGTTAAAGCCAGGCACCACGATGGCGATGGGGTGCAATCACTAGGGAAACATGCGGATTCTGGGAAGCGTCCCTCTGGTTCCTGGCTCCAGCCAGGCCAGATGGCACTGGGGGACAGGGACCAGATGCTCAGGTGTCCAAGCAGGGATAAGGACAGGCAAAATAAATAACTCCCCAACCCCCATTGTCACTCTGCTGCAACACGACACAAAAGCTTAGAGACCAGGGCCCCAGGGCTCCTGGGTCCCCTCAAGGAAGCTCAGGTGGAAGGAGGTTTCCCAACCCCCCACCAGGCCTGTATGCCTCAGGTCTCCCTGGAAGGCTGGGGCAGTTCAGACCCTGGGTCACTGGAGTTGAGAGGAAGAACTGCGATGTCAACGGCCTGAGCCTGCTCTCTGCCCAAGGGGGCCAAGGGCAAGAACCAAACGGCCAACTTAAAGGACGTGGACCTGGAAGGCCCAAGGGGCACCACAGCCTAGGGAAGCCCACGCCCTGGCCGGCAGGGCACATGGGCTGAGGCAGCCGGCTCCTGCCAGCCCCGTCCCACGTGGGGTCCTCCCTCCTGTGAGGGAGCCAGACATTGGGCACAATGACACCTACTGCCCCCCACCCTGGGGACTGCTCCAACCTCCCCCTGGCCTGGTGGGGACAGCCACGCTGATTTCCAAGCCAATCCCTGCCCCTGAGCGGGCCCAGGGGGGCGTGACGCAGTTCCTACACTTGAAGGGTGGGCACCATGCCCTCACCCTTggaaaagccagaaagctgggGTGTTTGGGGGGGAGTTCAGGGACGGGGTCCAATTTGGGGGCTTCAGGGAAgatgcctcctccctccttcccttcccgccTGCCCCCGGGTCTGTCCCCAGTGGGTGCCCCCTCAGGGCTCTGCCAGGCATTGCTCCAGGGCAGCCATGCGGTAGTGGCTGGCTGTCTCCTCGCCCGCCTGCAGCCTCATGGCCTCCCGGCACAGCCGGTTGGCCCGAGCCAACTCAACCAGGACACCCTGATAGGCGGCTACCATCTCAGGCTTGACGGAGTTGGGGCTGACACTGCCCAGCAGCTGAAGCAGCTCCTGCGGCCAGCGGGAACGCAGGGCGGCAGGGGCCAGCCAGGGCAGCAGGGGCACGCAGCCTGTGAAGGCCTGCATGCCCAGGAACCAGAGCTCCTGCAGATCAGCCCAGATG
Coding sequences within:
- the TFAP2E gene encoding transcription factor AP-2-epsilon isoform X2, with protein sequence MLVHTYSAMERPDGLGAAAGGARLSSLPQAAYGPAPPLCHTPAAAAAADFQPPYFPPPYPQPPLPYGQAPDAAAAFPHLAGDPYGGLAPLAQPQPPQATWAAPRAAARAHDEPPGLLAPPARALGLDPRREYAAAVPRLLHGLADGAHGLPGLAAPPGLEDLQAMDEPGMSLLDQSVIKKVPIPSKASSLSALSLAKDSLVGGITNPSEVFCSVPGRLSLLSSTSKYKVTVGEVQRRLSPPECLNASLLGGVLRRAKSKNGGRCLRERLEKIGLNLPAGRRKAANVTLLTSLVEGEAVHLARDFGYVCETEFPAKAAAEYLCRQHADPGELHSRKSMLLAAKSAKSLQT